A region from the Salvia splendens isolate huo1 chromosome 15, SspV2, whole genome shotgun sequence genome encodes:
- the LOC121768523 gene encoding ubiquitin carboxyl-terminal hydrolase 17-like, which yields MLVIVGILLLFGLVVRHKWRNGAAKKEAILRLVAVTSEEEAQIAKLQAIEQYNSQSVEYTPPPSNTLQLESQHFCAVCRCPTTTRCSRCKAARYCSGKCQIIHWRQGHKDECQPPVALYATKKSEYVVDTAPENQFSMHLKNESKICSDPSEECDDSASSGSSMSSFFSSTNQSESSASASTNEDVECQPTIALPARMESESVAETAPEIAMHLKVETKISDPREECDDSRSSGSSVSCFLSSTEQSETSPDAYTNGVIELETHSRPDKTPSVGTDSYIPDMVSYIDDAKVLSTSHPACSVNKIDESLKSTDLKDKRKEGGVAVREEFLSAESELGSQPTSSARTSSTGDWGNPVQTSMSRVMRSKFAKTAGNNEIQNIVRSSEYSKSSKLSQSHDYKKNEVCTGKETKSVAMSMSSGKCQKMHTDAGTPEAISLETEGVRILSQSTGKGLKSSVRKLAQHFRVPKQSKSYTLDVVKDSSDSHNNKVIFSIKLFMQLYSSENVGLHPFGLANCGNSCYANAVLQCLIFTRPITSYLLQGLHSKSCRKRDWCFICKFEHLIQTGQETNSPLSPVGLLSHIQPIGREEDAHEFLRNVVDKMQSTCLEEAGVFSSFAEDSTLMGLTFGGYLRSKIKCTKCLGRSERHDRMLDLTVEIDGEIYTLEQALAQFTSSETLGGDDKYKCNRCKSYEKAKKKLTILEAPNILTVVLKRFRSGNFEKLTKHILFPEVLDLSPYMSATGDKYPIYHLYAVVVHLGVMNGAYSGHYVSYVKNSKGYWFRIDDSRVSRVDLEAVLSAEAYILFYARRAPRGASFARNSGLYSDPKAKKNMEAIPPIINSKKKNPKSKLSSSGRSTANWMSPNDFGGSPIVDPEDWEFQVKQHKKHVGDSSSDSSSIFSTSDAGSYSTDSTKDSSAEDLSGYLFGPNWYHP from the exons ATGCTAGTCATTGTCGGTATATTACTGCTTTTCGGTCTCGTAGTTCGGCACAAGTGGCGGAATGGCGCGGCGAAAAAGGAGGCGATTCTGAGGCTGGTGGCTGTCACCTCGGAAGAAGAAGCACAAATTGCTAAGCTCCAAGCGATTGAACAGTACAATTCGCAGAGCGTAGAGTACACGCCGCCCCCTAGTAATACGCTGCAGCTCGAATCGCAACATTTCTGCGCCGTTTGTCGCTGCCCCACCACCACTAGGTGTTCTAGGTGTAAAGCTGCTAGATACTG TTCTGGTAAGTGCCAAATAATTCATTGGAGACAAGGCCATAAAGATGAGTGCCAACCACCAGTTGCGTTGTATGCTACAAAGAAAAGTGAATATGTTGTGGACACAGCTCCAGAAAATCAGTTTAGCAtgcatttaaaaaatgaaagtaaaatTTGTTCTGATCCCAGCGAGGAATGTGATGATTCAGCATCCTCAGGAAGCTCAATGTCTTCCTTCTTTTCTTCCACCAATCAAAGTGAATCGTCAGCTTCTGCTTCTACTAACGAGGACGTCGAGTGCCAGCCAACTATTGCATTACCTGCTAGAATGGAAAGTGAATCTGTTGCGGAAACAGCTCCAGAAATTGCTATGCATTTGAAAGTTGAAACTAAGATTTCAGATCCCAGGGAAGAATGTGATGATTCAAGATCTTCAGGTAGTTCAGTGTCTTGCTTCTTGTCTTCTACCGAACAAAGTGAAACATCTCCTGATGCTTATACTAATGGGGTTATCGAGTTAGAAACTCATAGCCGGCCAGATAAAACACCTTCAGTTGGAACTGATTCGTACATCCCAGATATGGTTTCCTACATTGATGATGCAAAGGTACTAAGTACATCTCATCCTGCTTGTTCGGTTAACAAGATTGATGAAAGCCTCAAGTCAACAGACttaaaagataaaagaaaagaggGTGGAGTTGCTGTGAGAGAAGAATTTTTATCTGCTGAGTCTGAGTTGGGAAGTCAGCCAACTAGTTCTGCAAGGACATCTTCAACTGGCGATTGGGGAAACCCAGTGCAGACATCCATGAGTAGAGTAATGAGGTCAAAATTTGCTAAGACTGCGGGCAATAATGAAATACAAAATATAGTCCGGAGTTCAGAATACTCAAAATCTTCCAAGTTATCACAATCCCATGACTACAAGAAAAATGAAGTTTGCACTGGTAAGGAAACAAAATCTGTGGCAATGTCTATGAGTTCAGGCAAGTGTCAGAAGATGCATACCGATGCTGGTACCCCTGAAGCTATTTCATTAGAAACTGAAGGTGTTCGAATTTTGTCGCAATCTACTGGCAAAGGTCTGAAATCATCAGTTCGGAAACTTGCACAGCATTTTCGAGTGCCCAAGCAATCAAAGTCCTATACACTGGATGTTGTCAAGGATTCTAGTGACAGTCATAACAATAAG GTCATATTTTCCATTAAGCTTTTCATGCAATTATACTCCTCTGAAAATGTGGGACTTCATCCGTTTGGCCTTGCTAATTGTGGAAATAG TTGTTATGCGAATGCTGTGCTGCAGTGTCTGATTTTTACTCGGCCGATTACTTCTTATCTTCTTCAAGGGTTGCATTCAAAATCAT GTCGGAAGAGAGACTGGTGCTTTATTTGTAAGTTTGAACATCTGATTCAAACGGGACAAGAAACAAACTCTCCTTTATCCCCAGTTGGACTACTGTCCCATATACAGCCAATTGGAAGAGAAGAAGATGCACATGAGTTTTTAAG AAATGTCGTTGACAAAATGCAGTCCACATGCCTTGAAGAAGCTGGGGTTTTTAGTTCATTCGCTGAGGATTCAACCCTTATGGGTCTGACTTTTGGTGGTTACCTTCGATCAAAG ATTAAATGCACGAAGTGTTTAGGGAGATCTGAGCGGCATGATCGGATGCTGGATCTTACAGTGGAGATTGATGGGGAGATATACACACTTGAACAGGCTCTTGCACAGTTCACGTCTTCTGAAACACTTGGTGGAGATGATAAGTATAAGTGCAACAG ATGCAAGTCTTATGAGAAAGCAAAGAAGAAACTGACTATACTTGAGGCTCCTAATATTCTCACTGTTGTGCTGAAGCGTTTCCGG tCAGGCAATTTTGAGAAGCTGACTAAACATATTCTCTTTCCTGAGGTTTTGGACCTTTCTCCTTATATGAGTGCGACGGGGGACAAATACCCAATATATCATCTCTACGCAGTGGTTGTTCACTTGGGTGTAATGAATGGTGCTTACAGTGGTCACTATGTCAGTTACGTGAAGAATTCCAAAGGATATTGGTTTAGAATTGATGACAGCAGG GTGAGTCGTGTGGACTTGGAGGCAGTCTTATCTGCAGAAGCATACATTCTCTTTTACGCAAG GCGTGCCCCAAGAGGTGCATCTTTCGCTAGGAATAGCGGTTTGTATTCGGATCCGAAAGCCAAGAAAAACATGGAGGCCATCCCTCCCATCATcaattcaaagaaaaaaaatccgaAATCAAAATTAAGCTCTTCTGGTCGGAGTACAGCCAACTGGATGTCTCCAAATGATTTCGGTGGTTCTCCCATAGTAGATCCTGAGGATTGGGAATTTCAAGTGAAGCAACATAAAAAACACGTAGGGGACTCATCGAGTGATAGTTCTTCCATCTTCAGCACATCCGATGCTGGCTCGTATAGTACAGACAGCACCAAGGACTCTAGTGCAGAAGACCTCTCCGGCTACCTGTTCGGCCCTAACTGGTACCACCCGTGA